Part of the Candidatus Baltobacteraceae bacterium genome is shown below.
TCTCGGCGATTCCGATCCCCGATCCGGTGCTCGAAAAGCGCCGCAAACGCATCGTGCTCACCGGCGACATTCCATCGCCGGTAAATCCCCCGTCGGGATGCCGGTTTCACACCCGGTGTCCGGTCGCGTTCGATCGCTGCGTGACGGAGATTCCGCCGTTCAACGAGTATGCGCCGGGGCACTTTGCCGCCTGTCACTGGGTGGAAGAACACGGCGGACAAGCTCCGAATCTTATCGCCGGCCCGGTGGTGCTGGAGAAGAAATAAATAATGGGCGGTCGCAACGACCGCCCATCGATTCTATGACGATGCCTTGTTAGGCTTTCTTCTTGCGTCCGCCCTTTTTCTTACGTCCGCCCTTCTTGCGCCCGCCCTTTTTGGCTGCGCCTTTCTTGCGTCCGCCCTTTTTCTTGCGACCGCCGGCAGCTTTTTTACGTCCGCCCTTTTTCTTGCGTCCGCCCTTTTTGGCTGCGCCTTTCTTGCGTCCGGCTTTCTTGCGTCCGGCTTTCTTGCGTCCGGCCTTCTTACGTCCAGCGGCCTTCTTACGTCCGCCGGCAGCCTTCTTGCGACCGCCCTTGCGCGCTGTCTTCTTACGTCCGCCCGCAGCGGCTTTCTTACGGCCACCGGCTTTGCGGCGCTTGCGGCGAGGCTTCTTTTCTTCGGCCATCATCCCGCCGTTCATCATGGTATCGGAGTCCATTCATTCCTCCTCGTCCCCCGGGGGACGATTAGCGTTTTTTGGACAGCGCCCCAAATGGCGCTTTGAGCGCATCATAAAGGATTTTTCCTATTAGTGCAAATTCGCGCGCACGCGCGCATACGTACGCGCGCGGTATACAGAGTATAAGGGGATGAATTTGCCCGCCACTTGACCGCGGCTGTATACTAGGCCCCGTGAAAAAGCCCCTGATCATCGTGGAGTCGCCGACCAAGGCGCGGACGATCAAGAAGTTTCTTCCCGCGCGTTATGCGGTGAAGGCCTCCGTCGGGCATATACGCGATTTGCCCAAGAGCACGCTGGGCGTCGACGTGGAGCACGATTTCGCGCCGAAATATCTAACGATCAAGGGTAAAGGCGACGTTATCAAAGAGCTCAAGAGCGCCGTCAAAACCGCGAGCGAGGTCTATCTGGCGACCGACCCCGATCGCGAAGGCGAAGCGATCGCTTGGCACTTGGCGGAGCTGCTGAAGCTGCCCGAGCCCAAACGCATCGAACTGCACGAGATCACCAAAGAAGCCGCGCTCGCGGCGCTCAAGGACGCCCACCAAATCGATATGAACCGCGTGAACGCTCAGCAGGCGCGGCGCATTCTCGACCGTCTCGTTGGCTACAAGATCTCGCCGTTGCTCTGGGCGAAAGTGCGCGGCGGTCTCTCGGCCGGGCGCGTGCAGTCCGTGGCCGTGCGCCTCATCGTCGATCGCGAGCGCGAAATCTCCGCGTTCGTCCCAAGGGAATATTGGACCATCGCCGCGCTGCTCGCCGGCGAACGCGAACCCGAGACGGTCTTTCCAGCCGAGTTGATCGCGCGCGGCGGGAAGAAGTTGGAGATCGCCGGCAAAGCGGAAGCCGATGCGATTCTGCGCGACCTCGCCGGAGCGACGTACCGCATCGCTTCCATCAAGAAACGCGAGGTTCGCCGCAACGCCCCGGCGCCGTTTACCACTTCGACCATGCAGCAAGAGGCGTCGCGCAAGCTGCGCATCCGGGTTCGGCGGTCGATGCAGATCGCGCAGGCGCTGTACGAAGGCGTCGATTTGGGCGGCAGCGAGGGGACCGTCGGTCTCATCACGTACATGCGCACCGACTCGACGCGCATCTCCGACCAGGCGCGCGACGCCGCTCGCGCGTTTATCGTCGACACGTACGGCGAAGCGTACGCCGAGGGCCGCGTTCACAAGGTTCGTGAGGGCGCGCAGGACGCGCACGAAGCGATTCGCCCGACGTCGGTTTCGCGCACGCCCCAACGGATGGCCGCCGTCCTCAAACGCGACGAGCTGCGGCTGTATACGATGATTTGGGAGCGTTTCGTCGCTTCGCAAATGTCGCCGGCGGTGCTCGATCAGACCACCGTCGACGTGCAGGCCGCCGACTACACGTTCCGGGCGACCGGCACGATCATGCGGTTCCCGGGCTTTACCAAAGTGTATGAGGAAGGCAAAGACGAGGATCCCAACGCGGCGCAGGGCGCCGGCAGCGGCGCGAGCGCCGACACCCGGGTGAAATCAAAAGTTCGTCTTCCCGAGCTCAGCGAAAAAGAGACGCTCGACTGCCGGAAGCTCGATCCCAAGCAGCACTTCACCGAGCCGCCGCCGCGCTACACCGAAGCGACCTTGGTCAAGGCGCTCGAAGAAAACGGTATCGGCCGTCCGTCGACCTACTCCACGATCGTCGACACGATTCAGGCTCGAGGGTACGTGACGCAGACGGAGCGGCGTTTCATGCCGACCGAGATCGGGGTCGCGGTCAACGATTTGCTCGTCGAGCACTTCCCCAAGATCGTCAATCTCGATTTCACTGCGACGATGGAAGGCGACCTCGACAAAGTCGCGGTCGGCAACGAAGACTGGGTGGGACTGCTGCGCAAGTTCTATGGCCCGTTCGAAAGCGAGCTCCAAACCGCCGAACAGAAGCTGCCGCGCCTGGAGCTGCGCGACGAGCCGACCGACGAGATCTGTCACGTCTGCGGCCGTCCGATGGTGATCAAAACCGGGCGTTTCGGCAAGTTTATCTCGTGCAGCGGTTATCCGGAATGTAAGACCACCAAACCGATCGTCAAAGATACCGGCGCGAAGTGTCCCAAGGACGGCGGCGCGATCGTCGAACGCCGCTCGAAAAAGGGCCGCACGTTCTACGGCTGCGCCAACTATCCGAAGTGCGACTTCGTGTCGTGGGACCGGGTCGTCGCCGAACCGTGCCCGGTGTGCGCTTCGTACGTCGTTAGCAAGGCTCGCCGGGGCGGTACCGTTCAATACGAGTGCGCCGCGAACAAGGAGCACGACGTTTCGGCCGTCGCCCGCGCTCACGGCGTCGAAGAAGCCTCAGCCGAACCCGAGCTGGTATCTCCGTAAACGCATGCGCCTCACCGTAATCGGGGGCGGGCTCGCGGGATGCGAGGCGGCTTGGCAAGCGGCGAAGTGCGGAGCCGAGGTCGATCTCTACGAAATGCGGCCGAACCGGAGCGGACCCGCGCACAAGACCGGCGCCTTGGCCGAGCTCGTTTGCAGCAACTCGCTGCGCGGCGCCGCGCTGGAAAACGCCGTCGGTTTGCTCAAAGAAGAGTTGGCCCGGCTCGATTCGATTATTATCACGTCGGCGCGCGAAGCGGCCGTTCCGGCCGGCGGCGCGCTCGCGGTCGATCGCGAACGTTTTGCGTCCGCCGTCGACTCACGCATCGCGTCGGAGCCGCGCATAGCGCTGCATCGCGAAGAAGTCACCTTGATTCCCGCCGATCGTCCCGTCGTCGTGGCCTGCGGTCCGCTTCCGAGCGACGCGCTGCTCGCAAGCATCGACGCGCTCGTTGGGAACGCCCGCCTTCATTATTACGATGCGGCATCGCCCATCGTCGCGGCCGACTCGATCGACGAAATGCCGATGTACCGGAAATCGCGGTACGACAAGGGCGATGGCGACGACTACCTCAACATTCCGCTCGATCGCGACCAGTATCTCGAGCTGATTCACGATTTGCGCACGCTCGAGCGGCATCAGCCCAAGGATTTTGAGCTGGATGCCGGCGGCGTGAAATACTTCGAGGGTTGCCTGCCGATCGAAGAGATGGCCGACCGCGCCGACGACGTCTTGCGCTTCGGACCGCTCAAGCCGGTGGGCTTGCGCGATCCGCGCACCGGCAAAGCCCCGTACGCCGTCGTGCAGCTGCGTAAAGAGAACGTCGCGGCGACCGCTTATAATCTCGTCGGTTTTCAAACGCGGCTGTCGTGGCCGGCGCAAAAGACCGCGTTCGCGAAGCTTCCCGGATTGCACGACGCCGAGTGGCTGCGCTTGGGCGTGATGCATCGCAACACGTTCTTAGATTCGCCGCGCCTGCTCGACGCGCGCTTGCGATTGCGCGATCGGGGCGAGCTCTACTTCGCCGGCCAGATTACCGGCGCCGAAGGCTATGTCGAAGCCGCCGCATGCGGTGCGATGTGCGGGATCCATGCGGCGCGCGCGATCCTGGATTTGCCGCCGGTCGACTTTCCCCGCGCCAGCGCGTTGGGCGCCGTGGTCGCGCACCTGCAGAACGCGCAGACGCACGACTTTCAACCTGCAAACGTCACCTGGGCGCCCTTCCCGCCGCTCGAACGCAGCGTCAGGGACAAAAAAGAGCGCCGGCGCCTAATGGCCCAACGCGCTCTGGTCGAGATCGACACCTTTGCCGCCGGTCTGCGGCTCGAGGCGGCCCCCGTTTCCTGAAACCCCGGACCCGCGCCCCGGGTACTGACGCAAGGTATGAAGATTCGCTCCACCACCATCCTGGCGGCCCGCCGCAACGGTCAGCTGGCAATCGCCGGCGACGGGCAGGTGACGCTCGACAAGACCGTCGTCAAGCACGGCGCGCGTAAGGTGCGCAAGGTGGCCGGCGGCAAGGTGCTGGCCGGTTTTGCCGGCTCGGCCGCCGACGGCATTACGTTATTGGAAAAGTTCGAAAGCAAGTTCGGCGAGTACAAAGACATCGTTCGCGCCTCGGTCGAGCTGGCCAAAGAGTGGCGCCAGGACCGCGCGCTGCGTCGGCTGGAAGCGTTGCTCATTGTGGGAAATACCGACCATCTCTTCGTTATCTCCGGCAGCGGCGACGTCATCGAGCCCGACGAAGGCGTCGCGGCGATCGGCAGCGGCGGCCCTTACGCGCAAGCCGCGGCCGCCGCGCTGCTGCGCAACACGGAGCTCGGCGCCGCCGACGTCGCGCGCAAAGCGCTCGAGATCGCGGGCGAAATCTGCATCTACACCAACGACGACATCACCGTGGAGACCCTTCCGTGACGACCACCGTAACGCCAACCCTCGATCCATCGACGCTCACGCCGCAGCAAATCGTTGCGGAGCTCGACAAATACATCGTCGGCCAGGCCAACGCCAAGCGCTCCGTGGCCATCGCGCTGCGCAATCGCTACCGGCGTGCGCGCGTCCGCGAAGATTTGCGCGAAGAGATCGTTCCGAAGAACATCCTGATGATCGGCCCCACCGGCGTCGGCAAAACCGAGATCGCGCGGAGGCTGGCGTCGCTGGTCGGCGCGCCCTTCGTAAAAGTCGAAGCGACGAAGTACACCGAGGTGGGATACGTCGGCCGCGACGTCGAGTCGATGGTTCGCGATCTCGTCGAAGCGTCGATTCGCACGGTCAGCGACGAACGCCGTGGGGAAGTCAAGGAACTTGCGGAGCGCCACGCGGTCGAACGCATCATCGATGCGCTTCATCCCGAAACGCGTCCGCCGTCGTCGCAAGGTTCGAACAATCCCTTCGCGGCGACTTTGGGTTCGATCTTCGGCAACAGCTTTACGCCGCAGCAGCCGCCTCAACCGCCGCCGGCGTCCGCGCAGAGCGCCGACGCGCAGCAGGTTCGCGAACAGACGCGCAACGAGATCGAACGCGGGTTTTACGACGTGCGCCTTATCGAGATCGAAGTCGAAGAAGCGCAGAGCCTGCCGATCGGCGTCATCGGCGGACCGGCCGATCAAGGCGGCGACATCGGTGAGATGCTCGGCGGGATCCTTCCGAAGAAACGCGTTCGTAAGCGCGTGACCGTCGCCGATGCGCGGCGGATCTTCGAGCAAGAAGAAGCCAACAAGCTCATCGACATGGACGCGGTCAAGCGCGAAGCGGTGCGGCGCGCCGCCGAAGACGGCATCATCTTCATTGACGAGATCGATAAAGTCGCCGGTGCGGGCCCGCGCGGCGGCCCCGACGTCTCACGCGAAGGCGTGCAGCGCGACATCCTGCCAATCGTCGAAGGCTCCACGGTCAACACCAAGCACGGGCCCGTCAAGACGGATCACGTGCTGTTCATCTGTGCGGGCGCGTTTCACATCAGCAAGCCATCGGACCTTATCCCCGAGCTCCAAGGCCGGCTGCCGATTCGCGTCGAGCTCGACTCGCTGACCGCCGAAGATTTCAAAACAATTTTAACTCAACCTAAGAACGCGCTCGTCGAACAGTACAAGGCGCTGCTCTCGACCGACGGCATCATCCTCGACTTCCGCCCCGATGCAATCGAGCAGTTGGCGACCTACGCGATGC
Proteins encoded:
- the topA gene encoding type I DNA topoisomerase gives rise to the protein MKKPLIIVESPTKARTIKKFLPARYAVKASVGHIRDLPKSTLGVDVEHDFAPKYLTIKGKGDVIKELKSAVKTASEVYLATDPDREGEAIAWHLAELLKLPEPKRIELHEITKEAALAALKDAHQIDMNRVNAQQARRILDRLVGYKISPLLWAKVRGGLSAGRVQSVAVRLIVDREREISAFVPREYWTIAALLAGEREPETVFPAELIARGGKKLEIAGKAEADAILRDLAGATYRIASIKKREVRRNAPAPFTTSTMQQEASRKLRIRVRRSMQIAQALYEGVDLGGSEGTVGLITYMRTDSTRISDQARDAARAFIVDTYGEAYAEGRVHKVREGAQDAHEAIRPTSVSRTPQRMAAVLKRDELRLYTMIWERFVASQMSPAVLDQTTVDVQAADYTFRATGTIMRFPGFTKVYEEGKDEDPNAAQGAGSGASADTRVKSKVRLPELSEKETLDCRKLDPKQHFTEPPPRYTEATLVKALEENGIGRPSTYSTIVDTIQARGYVTQTERRFMPTEIGVAVNDLLVEHFPKIVNLDFTATMEGDLDKVAVGNEDWVGLLRKFYGPFESELQTAEQKLPRLELRDEPTDEICHVCGRPMVIKTGRFGKFISCSGYPECKTTKPIVKDTGAKCPKDGGAIVERRSKKGRTFYGCANYPKCDFVSWDRVVAEPCPVCASYVVSKARRGGTVQYECAANKEHDVSAVARAHGVEEASAEPELVSP
- the trmFO gene encoding methylenetetrahydrofolate--tRNA-(uracil(54)-C(5))-methyltransferase (FADH(2)-oxidizing) TrmFO; this translates as MRLTVIGGGLAGCEAAWQAAKCGAEVDLYEMRPNRSGPAHKTGALAELVCSNSLRGAALENAVGLLKEELARLDSIIITSAREAAVPAGGALAVDRERFASAVDSRIASEPRIALHREEVTLIPADRPVVVACGPLPSDALLASIDALVGNARLHYYDAASPIVAADSIDEMPMYRKSRYDKGDGDDYLNIPLDRDQYLELIHDLRTLERHQPKDFELDAGGVKYFEGCLPIEEMADRADDVLRFGPLKPVGLRDPRTGKAPYAVVQLRKENVAATAYNLVGFQTRLSWPAQKTAFAKLPGLHDAEWLRLGVMHRNTFLDSPRLLDARLRLRDRGELYFAGQITGAEGYVEAAACGAMCGIHAARAILDLPPVDFPRASALGAVVAHLQNAQTHDFQPANVTWAPFPPLERSVRDKKERRRLMAQRALVEIDTFAAGLRLEAAPVS
- the hslU gene encoding ATP-dependent protease ATPase subunit HslU; translated protein: MTTTVTPTLDPSTLTPQQIVAELDKYIVGQANAKRSVAIALRNRYRRARVREDLREEIVPKNILMIGPTGVGKTEIARRLASLVGAPFVKVEATKYTEVGYVGRDVESMVRDLVEASIRTVSDERRGEVKELAERHAVERIIDALHPETRPPSSQGSNNPFAATLGSIFGNSFTPQQPPQPPPASAQSADAQQVREQTRNEIERGFYDVRLIEIEVEEAQSLPIGVIGGPADQGGDIGEMLGGILPKKRVRKRVTVADARRIFEQEEANKLIDMDAVKREAVRRAAEDGIIFIDEIDKVAGAGPRGGPDVSREGVQRDILPIVEGSTVNTKHGPVKTDHVLFICAGAFHISKPSDLIPELQGRLPIRVELDSLTAEDFKTILTQPKNALVEQYKALLSTDGIILDFRPDAIEQLATYAMRVNEQSENIGARRLHTVLERLLEEVSFAAPEQTGTVVVDAEYVRSRLADVVENADLSGYIL
- the hslV gene encoding ATP-dependent protease subunit HslV yields the protein MKIRSTTILAARRNGQLAIAGDGQVTLDKTVVKHGARKVRKVAGGKVLAGFAGSAADGITLLEKFESKFGEYKDIVRASVELAKEWRQDRALRRLEALLIVGNTDHLFVISGSGDVIEPDEGVAAIGSGGPYAQAAAAALLRNTELGAADVARKALEIAGEICIYTNDDITVETLP